In Diorhabda sublineata isolate icDioSubl1.1 chromosome 2, icDioSubl1.1, whole genome shotgun sequence, the sequence AACTATAACCgcatcttcatcatcatcatcttcttGGTTTCCTTCAGGTTTTTCAGCATCAGGAGCTTTCTGACTTTCTAATACTAACTGAGATCTGATAGCTCTAGCTCTCGCTTGTAGCTCTAGCAATTCTAGAACACTCATTAGATTCTTTTCACTCATAGGATTCATttcaacttctttctttttatctcgtttctctttttttattttcttccttTTAGGTTCTTCTTTAACTGTTGTTTTgtgtttctttgttttcttttgtgAATCACCCTctagaaaataatatcaaaataaaagattcaaacaaaacaaatgaacTTACCAGAATCTAAATCTATGATCAGATCGTCGTCGCTAATGTCATCTAAAGATATAATATCAACAGACTGATCTTCAGGATCAGTAGAACTGCTTtcttcattcaaattttgaccattaaaaatatacttaagTCTTTTATTTGATATACCTAATAATTCCTCTAATAACATTGAATTAATCTCTTCTATATCCATACTCTatagaaaatggaagaaaaataaagaaatgtatttttattttcatacatacATAGCTGTTAATAGTATTTCAATAATGTTGAATGAGGGAATCATTAAAAActtatgtatttaatttttataaacacaaacTCAACCTCAACTTACTTTCATACAATCAGGTGCCATACTTTTTATCTTTcttggttttattatttttaatatttctttcatcatttttactctatcatttaaataataagatAATTCGTGTTCGCTATTTTCATCTTCGGATTCAGCATTTGATGAAAtaagtttcattaattgtttatCTTTTTTCGAATAGCGTCGTTTATCGTCTTtgtgttttaataaattcatctttaataattgttattttatagaaaagtaaacattgtaaaaaaatgtataaacctaaatataaataaacattttaaccTATGTGGGGTAACTGTCAAAATGGTTCTTCTTCTCGTTGAGACGCACAGTATCTAAACTTACATagacaacaaaataaaatgtttttctgttatttgctcacacaatttttaactaattttctGGACAACTAGCGATGCATttctaaagtaatttttttcttgttcaccTTTATTTAGTAGCTCAAATGTCTAATTTACTACGAtgaatggaaatgaaaaaattctatgtatttttattatacatagtTTAGTCagttgtattatattttataaatctaaatGATCGATCATTTACTAATAGGAAAAAAACAACTGATATACTGAGGAAaaacaattgattcaaatatttctttgaaactcACAATAAAAGGAAAtagtattaataatattaataatttcgtGGAATGACATGAACACAGAAATAGATGTACGGATTGATTAAGCAATTTCCAACATTACAAATTAATTACACAATATTACTTATACCACtaaatacatattatatttataatcttTAGACAATATTATAGGGCCCgtaggaaaatttttaattaattaaataatttttaatgtgaattaaatctaaaatttatttttaatttggaatgCGAGAactaattatttgtattatgaTTTTCATTCGAAGAACTTCTActgttttttcacttttgagTGAGtgaatcaattatttgtatcataagtttaattttcttacaaatagtGCTTTTAATAATTCGCTCAACTTCATACAATGTTGCCTACATTTGGGAATTCAAAATTATGCTTCATCTCGAAAATTTGTAATTACATAATACTTAGTGTTTAGTATTACAAAGAATTTCAACTGCTGTTTACTTTTGATTGTgtgaattaattatttgtattatagttttaattatcacaatatGTTGTGTCTTGGACAATTCACGTAGTTGTATAACGTGTTGCCGACATTTaggaattaaaaattattcttcatctCAAAAAATCGTAATTGGATAATACTTAGTGTGAATTGTGACGTTATTAGGAGGAACTTCATctgttttatctaattttttattattgaatgtgtaactaattatttgtatgatcattttaattatttttttaatatagaatttCAGGGCCGGTTCCAGCATTTTGTCGCCCCTATGCCCAATAATTTCCCCCCTACTCTTGTTAAAGCTACTTTCCTAAAAACCattatccaaaaattttatcacGTCTATATGTAAATTGTTTAAACTTGACTCCACGATGAAAGAATATACTTGGTTCAGGGCTAAACAAAATGTATATTTGAAACAGTTTAAGcaattttatgtattaaataGTGAGATCTCATTCGTGGCTCTGAAGCAAAACGTTTCAAACCACGGAGCATTCCTGCAACAAAGTATCGCCTTTACTGCTGCCGCAGCAGCTTCAAATTTCATACCCACAAACATCAGTTCCGTACAGTACGTGATACAACATCTAGATTATATTCGCAATACCGATCCTCAGTCCTAAGGAgagatttaaataattaaaattccgCTCTGGAGAGTACTGATTTCTTTTAAATCGATTGCAAACTCAGATTAATacttgtttaaatattttgttttttctcgcCCGTGGGCCCCTGGTTGAATTTCCCAATAGGTCCGGCCCTGTAAAATTTCTTTGGACAATTCGCGTAGTTGTATAATGTGTTGCCGACATTTAgacattcaaaattatttttaatttagaaaatggtACCTTGGTTTGAAATTTCACTTAaactatcattattattataaaaaatttacagtttaaataaaaaataagttcaatAAACGGAcccttataaaaatttttgtgtgaATACTTAAAAAGCGAATTCTCATTATGatacatttaaatattaaacaattttcgtAGTATTTCGATAGAATCAGAGATTCTGATTAAGTAGTTAATGATGCTTTTGTTTAATTAATCATCATTTTAATCTCTCAACTGATATGATTAAAAATGGGTATAAATACTTGTTGGGCcgtgaaaaaaatcaagtatcAGTAAAATGAAGTCCTTATCAATATTGTCTTTATTCGCCATAATAATCGGAATTAGTTTCCCGATTGGTAAGTAATAAATTAAGATCAAATTGCAAAggacttttttcaatttttgaaatgcaTAATATACAATAAACTAGAAGTGATCGTTTATTATTTCGAGAATGACACGGCTACATTATCGGCGTAGATAGAATTTGTTCGGACGAATCCATTTCTTATTGTGATAGGGTCGATTGTTATCTGTTTTCAATCGATTCAGTGGCCGGTTTTGgtattctttcaatttgttttacggtatatatttaaatatttttttgtaagatcTTAACAAACATTCgctctttattaaaaaaaaaaaaaaataggttaaACCACTAGACATTTTTGTACTATCGTAAAAATTTCAAGTACCTATATTGatatagtattaaaaataattctagaacGCGATTTTAATTACTATTGTCTGATGCCTTGGAATGCAACATAATTATCTAATTAAGTAGTAGATCATGGTggagatattattttttcaaataaatataaatggatGTTAAGAAGAAGAATGTGACACCACCACATTACGCTCTTAAGCTATGACATAAGAAATAGTTTCTGGTTGTTGGGTGAGAAGACGAGTTGGAATTAAAGTCAAAATTTTTGCCATTTAACCAGCATCTAGGTATTGATTATTTAAACAGCAAATCATTGAGGAATACTGACAAAATGTtacataataaacaaaaagcttTTAATCGTGGCAACCGTGTATTGTTAGTGAAAATACGTAATCGGCTACATTGTCTGGATGTGTCAAAGGTGTTGATgttaaaattggtaaaaaaacaaagtttagtGAGGAAATAGTGATGAATTTGAaacaagatattgaaaaaattaaagcatTAAATATAACGGTAATTTTACCGCTTTGCGATAGCGAAATATTTAAATGCAACGTTGCCGGATTAGAAATTTCTCCTTGGAAACTAAAGATTTATAAGTACGAGTTTCAAAATGGGATAAAACTCTGGGAGATCctcagataaaacaaaaaattaataacaggatgaaaaaaacattgaagTCGAAGGCTAAGGAAAGTAAGAAGagatgaacaaaaatataactagAAAGTAAtgaaggaattaaaaaatgaaacagaaagGTGTGGAAAAGGCCAGGATTTGTAAACTAAATATACGGAAGAATGACAAAATGCAAACAAAAGATATAAGTTTAATAAACACGAACACAAAATCGATCGACGTCATTTAtgctcaaaaaaaaacaatattatttttattatttttgagttttcttttatgtgaaaataaaatattttgatttattttagtttCGGGAAAAAATATAATCTGCTATTTTGCCAGTTGGACGGTTTATAGAACAAGTTATggtaaatttgacgtttcaaatatAGACCCGTCTCTATGTACTCACTTTAACTTTGCTTTTATCGGATTAAACGAAGATGCCTCCATCCACATATTGGATTCGTGGGAATCCGATGCCCAAGGCGGTTAtggtaaaaataattcttttttttcatatcaaaagaaatttatcatttttaaccGTATATTTTAGAGGGTTTTAAACATTTGGTGGCGTTGAAAGAACAAAATCcagatttaaaaatatgtgttaGCATGGGTGGGTGGAACGAAGGTTCTAAGACATACTCAAAAGTAGCTGCTGATCCAGAAAAAAGAGCAACTTTAGCTCAAAATGTTTTGAAGTTTATTAAAGAATGGGGATTTGACGGATTCGATTTAGACTGGGAATATCCCACTAGAAGAGGAGGAAATGATATTGATAAAGTAAGCGTCAATTCTAGTTATCGTTATTATTTCAACCCTCCACGGTCAGCAACATTGCTTTATCCAATTCACTCTATTGTGTAAAATCCAAGTCTATTAAGGTATATTTTGGGACGTTATTTTAGGATGATTTAACCGAACTTCTAAAAGAACTTCATAACGTTCTGCATCCTGAAGGTTATTTGCTTTCCATTGCTGCAGCTGGTGGTTACGATAAAATTATTCCTGGATATGATATACCCGCAATTAACGAGTAagtatttattgatataatcgTTTTTCGACATCAAAGAAAGAGTTAACCATAGAATTATGAACGACACCCTGTAGCATTTCCATGGAAAACTTCACAAATAGATCTTGGAGGATTGAAAACACACCTCCACTTGGGGAAGCCTTCATTCAAACCAATGAATTTGACAGAAAATCCATAACAAAAACGATTGTATATGAAATGTTTTCTGAATCAGTTAATTCGGTACATAGGTGTACCAAATTCGGAGCAcgtacatttaaaaaaatatttttaatgatatatacCGTAGAAAGAGAgattaaaagataaaaacaacATTAACCCAATGGAGACAGAGGAAAGCGTGAGCACCAGTTGGAAAAAGATagaaacaaacatcaaacaagCGGCATCAGAGGCACTTGGATCCAGGACAACATAAGAAATGAATTAAAACACCATGGTTCTATGAGGAAGTGAGAGCTAAATGCCAAGAAAAGAAAGAAGCCTACCTGAAATACAGAACGTCAAAAACCCTGAATTCGTATGAAGATTACAAAAGAGTAcgtaatgaaacaaaaacattagtaagagaaatcaagaaaaaatattgggaacaattttttaaacagatgGAGAATGATTTTTACGGCCTCCAGAAACAGATATGGCGAATGATGAAGGGACAAAGAAAAGAAGTCAATGAGCTCTTCGAGACAAACCAAATACAAGAGGAAACATGGGTCAAGTACCTCCAAGAACTGTACGGTAATGAAGACGAAAATAGAAACGAACCAAACACGCCTGAAATAACTTCAGACGAAGATCTACAGTTTAAATTGACAGAGGTGCAAGCGGCTATGAAACAGCTCAAACACAGAAAAGGCCCAGGTCAAGATGGCATAGCTAACGAACTACTCAAATACGGGGGAGAAAGTCTTGCCAAGCAGCTAACAACTCTCATTAACAAGATCTtgtcacataaaaaaattccagaCGATTGGAGAACAAGTACTACGATTATCATGCTCAaaaaagaacataaaaaaataccatCTAATATTAGAGGAATCAATTTGCTGGGTAGCACTCTGAAACTTACAACAAAAGTCATCACAAACAAAATGAATAGTCTTATCACGTTAACAGTTTAGATCGGGAAGGTCGTGCACAGACGCGATCTTCGTCATCAGGCAGAGAAAAATCGATTGAGTACAACAGACCAGCATTTATGTGCTTTACAGATCTACAAAAAGCGTTCGATCGAGTACAACTAAAAGATGTAGTACGTCTACTATACGACAAACAAATCCCTTATGACTTGAtaaaaaccattgaaaatataattatatgtaGACCATATATACGGACTATATATGGTCGTATACATACGGTCTAAATAATATACGGtctattataattaattattagttttaattataattataattattattcatatggTATTTCATAAACCGTTTATATACGGACTATTGTGATATGCTCCATGGCAGTGTTTCCAAGCACGTGGACAGTTTACCGCTTTTTTGCTGTTGTTTACAAAGTATTTATCTGAAAATAACCCGATTTGTGATATTTCAACGACGTAAcaactgaagaagaaaatgtgATTAATTCCATTCATGCTGACATTGCTGGTAATGCAGAAATCGAGCAGTCGCATAAATCGGAGATAGAAATTGTTACAGAAACAGAAGAGGTCATAGAAGAGCAGTTGGAAGGAGTATTAGCGGAAATCATTCAATACCGCGAATGAAGAAGGTTTCGATGTTGGAAACCCATGTTCGGAAAATATTTGCAGTTTTTGCACTAGAAACAGAAACATAGAAATGGCAAGAAAAGCTGCTCATGATGGATTACAGCTACAGTTATATCAGATAGCACCCATCCAAAACCGAAAATCGGATCAACTGTAAGAATTTCCGTTCCAGACGGTGGATGGAACGGTTCCACACAAGATGGATTTTACCGCTTGGGAACAAAACAAGGAGTGATTTTAAAATACTATAGCTGTTTAGAATTTAGTACGTGCCCTgctaacattttgaaaattgcagAAATTCAAAAAGACAGGGATATCTCTCTTAGATCGGTGGCTACTGCTCAATCGAGAGGACATGGGcatggttttaaaaaatgtaattttaaggGTAAATGCCAATCAAAGAAATGTGCTTGTCGAAAAGGTAACTACGAACTAGTCCTTTCATATATggtctatttttcataaacggTCTGTAACATATACATTAACAACAAAATCCAAGCCACAATGAACGGAGTTCTAACGGAGCAAATAGCAGTGTACAAAGGGATTCGCCAGGGAGACTCCTAAAGCCCCTTGCTTTTCAATATCATTGTGTAcgaaataatcaagaaaataagAAAGCTAAGGGGTTACCAGATGGGGGAAccgaaatattacaatattatgttACGCTGATGATGATGTTCTCGTCGCAAAAAATGAGGATGATCTTCAAATGCTTTTACATGTGTTTAACTGCACAGCTAAATCTTTCAATATGTTAATATCTGCGTCCAAAACAAAGTGTATGACCACATCCAAAACTCCGATAAGATGTAGACGATCAGATAATTCAccaaattcaaatatctaggaatcgagatttcaggatttggagACGTAGAGAACGAAATAAGAGAGCAAACAACTAAAGCCTTAAGAATAGCAGCATGTTTGAACGAAACCATATGGTGAAATAAACCGAAATAAATATCGGAATAGAGGCCAACCTACACCGTAGAGACACGGCCAGAAACggcgaaaaccaaaagaattATGGAAGCAGCAGAAATGAAAGTGCTACGTAGGATAGCCGGAAAAACTCTACTGGTCAGGGAACAAAGTGAGAATATCAGAAGATTGTGAAAAATAGATGACGTTAACGAATGGATTCTATCgagaaagaaagaatggaatgagcacataagTCGTATGGACAACAACAGATTGGTCAAGACAGCGCGCGATAAATTCCCATTAGGCCGAAGGAGGTAAGGATGTCCAAGATAAAACAGGCGACTACGCCTAAGACacgaaagaagaagaaaaacatatgaaaaggtCCAAGAAGTAAAAAGTCGAAGAAAATTAACACCGATTTGATTAGATTAAATGGAGATTAAAAGTATTATCTATAAAGTGCGttgtttaatgaaaatattaatacaaaaataatattttttaattattttataggGTGGTGGATATGATAAACGTTATGGTTTTCGATTTTCATGGTGCTTTTGAATATGACGTCGGTCATTTGTCTCCTTTATATGCTGCCGACGTGGATAGACTCTATTACGATAATATAACTTACAACGTGGTATGTTCTTCTTTCTAAATCTCACAAAAGAAAAActagaataaaacaaattccGTAAAGTCTGACTAGAatggatttttattaatattaatgttttgTAGGATTTCGGTATCCAAACTTGGTTGAATTTAGGTAGTGTTCCAGAAAAGATAAATTTGGGCATCGTATTTTATTCACGGACATTCACATTGGCAGATAATAGAAATACGTCACTTTATGCTCCTATAAAAGGTCCAGGGAAAGCCGGACCATACACTAATCAAGAAGGTTACCTAGGATACCACGAagtgagtaaaatttattttattacatcaaataattgaaatgttacTGGTGATGGCCCAAACTAGTGGGTTTACTTTGCCACTTCAATAAATTATGTATACCGTCTGTCCTCGTTaactgtaacatgtttacactAGTAACACGGCACACGTCGCTACGTGTCGAATATGTGCGCATATGTTTTtccattcaattcaattttctgcGTACATACTCAGTCCACCACACGCCATCCGTTTAAATCGCCCACATGGGGTACTTTAAACTTTTCAGCAAGTTTTATCGCATTGCGTATATATTGAAGATTGACTCGGAATGCAACAAGAGTTGTTAATAGAAAAAGTGCGTCAATATgatttcttatataatatacattCTGTACAATATATAGGGGGCTATAAAAAAGTGATCctgtctctaggatagatagaaaactgaaaaatatttggggtttgctcggTAAAAAATTCagcatccgtattcaagataaaggacgttgaagaacaaaaaaatttcaatatcatgTTGTCAGTAATTGTGGCAGaatcgtaaaaaatgtctatAATTTTGTACTGAGCAAacaccaaatatttttcaattttctatctatcctagaaaCAGGATCACGTTTTTTTAAAACATCCTGTAGTGTTCAAAGAACCGATTATAATTTGCTTCCAGTTCTCGGATTAAAACCACCATGTTTTTCacgattttcattaattttatggacccaaatttatctttttctctTATTGTGCAAAACCACAGCGGCAGCAGCACATTCTTCTAAAAACTTTAGGTCACTAGACGAAGTACTGGTGCTGCTCTCCATAACGTACTCAAagctattgaaaatttttctgtttaaaattatagaataaaatgagCGTGTCGTCACATGGCTTACCACGTGAACCGACGTAGCATCGCGTGGAGTGGCGTGGCGTGTTCCTATTGGGTTTTGATTTTAAGTATACGTTTTGTGTGAAGCTGATTAaacaattacaaatttttacttcttttttgcACATTGCTACtttgatttttcaacttttcatttCGTTGTTTGTTCATATTTATAAGTATACATTTTTGCGGGTAGTCACTGATTATTGCATGCTCTGGTAAACTTGTTTGATTTTTCAAGTCAAAACTTCCTTCATTGACTCCATCCATAGAGTTTTTCAAGTTCAACTTGACctacataattaaaataaagtgaatttgtcTAACCTTAACTAACAATTTGATATGTATAACTCAATTTTGGCCAATACTGACATGAGGTGTTTCTCTAAAGTTTTTATCTTCTTTGGTTTTGTTCTAGATTTGcgaatttcatttaaattcatCTACATACGTTTGGGACGAAGAACAATTAGTACCTCACATTTATTGGGACGACCAATGGGCTGGCTTTGAAGATCCGCGTTCTTTGACAGAAAAAGTTAAATACGCCATCGATAACGATTTAGGAGGTGTCATGATTTGGTCTTTGGACTACGACGATTTTAGAGGAAGATGCGGAAAGAAGTATTTGTTATTAGAAACTGTCAATTCTGTTCTTAAAgaatattcttaatttttgaaaatatatacttaaTAAACGTATACAAGAAGCATTTTAATAAGTACTTAATATAACTTTACCTGTTTTTTTCATCCTACAGTAGATTCTCGGTCATCCAATCTTAGTTTATCCGACCTTGCGAGTTATTCGACCTACTGTGGCAATGTACAGTACAATAACATGATTTTCCATAGTAGGCTCTGCATGAAGCAGCCTCTTGCCTTTTCCTGACTGTACGCATTGTATTCTCGTGCCAGGCGACAGATCGGTGACCGGACTTTCTCTTTGTTTCTGAGCCCTGCATTCCACCCGCCGTCAATCAGTGCTTACGTAGACCAAGAAGTCGTGTTGTGAGTTGTTTCTTTTGTGCTGTTTGTTAGATTGTTGGTTGTGTTTAGATTTTTTGGTCTCTTAAAGTTGTGGTGATGGCTTCAAAATGTTATAAGGTGGttgaatcaatgaaaaaaaactcaaaaccTTGAAGAAATTTGACAATTTACAAGATTACAACGTAGAAAAAACAACGGTAGGGGACTGGAAGAGGAATCGAAGCAAAATCAAAAATAGTGTTCACAACGGCTCATAGCAAAAGCAttgtgaatatgaaaaaataaatgaagctCTGAACCTGTGATTTACTCAACACAGGGATGAAGGTGTACCGATATCAGGGCCAATCTTACAAGAAAAGGCATTAAATGAAGGTGAACCTTGGCTCGATAGATGAAAAAAGACATACGGAATTGGGCAACTTAATGACTGTGGCGAGAAGCTTTCAGCAAATTCTGAAGGTAATTATTCGTTTGGAGATAAACTGCATACGTTGTTGGACAAGGAAAGCCTAACAGGTGATCAGATATTCAATTGTGATGAAACTGGTCTTAATTACAAATTGTGATCATTGTAATAATTACAATTGTATCTAAGCGACAGCAAAAAAAGAGTGACTATTTTTTCATGCAGTAATGCTATggcaaatatgaaaatgaaattggCTATGATAGGCAAATCGAAAAATCCTAGAGCGGTtaagaatatttccaaaaattcttcagcattgaaatattacaaattgaaatattacatataatcaaaaaaatgcTTGGAATAGCTCAGACATTTTCAAAGAATGGtttggttttttcaaaaatttgtgccACAAACCGAACAGTTTTTGGAATCCAAAAACAATCCAAGGAAATCAATATTGCTTCTTGACGATGTTACATGCCATCCTGGTGAAGAAGAACTTAAAGATGAGGATATAAAGGTAATGTTTTTGGCTCCAAATGCAACTTCCTTAGGTCAACCTATAGATAAGGGGACATCTTAATTTACAAGACGTTGCTTACTACGTGACTCAGTCATGGGCGAGTGTTGGAGCAGACGCCATTTCTAAAtcattgaaagtttttttccaagaaaatcAAGAATCTCCAGCTGGAGGAAATTTACAGAAAGAGACTAAATCCGTCAACAACTACTTCCATTGTTACAATAAATGCCGGTTTGCTCGGAAGCAAAATAAGAGGATGTGAATGAGTTGTTGGCCCAAGATGAACAATATAAAATGACAGATGATGAAATAGGTAATCTGGTAAAcggaagagaagaagaagacgaTGAAGAGGATATGATTATTGAAGACAGTGTACAGAAAGGACACAAAGCTCTAGAAATAGCGTTAGAGTATGGAGAGCAGCTGGGGGAACATTTTCTACGGAGTTTTTACTTCTGAGGAGACTACGAGATTTGGCGGCCAGAAAACGAATTATTACGAACTTTTTTATTGAAGCCTAAGTTTGGTTTCATGGTTCACGGCATTGTACAGTACGTGAGTATTtagttattctaaaataaatattattacttatCTGTTAGATGTTTTAGTTTGTTTAATTCAGTTATGTTTCAACTCAGCTAtgtatttggaaatttttcaatgtttaaataaaattaacgtcgtttttagtcgaatttttcaagcaaaaattagactattacagtaggcatgactagaagaaaaatcggggacacatcatttttcccatgttttcagacctcctgaacacgattatgatggtttttcgaatgtctgtagtttatatatatatatatatatatatatatatatatatatatatatatatatatatatatatataaagctgtttaagctacaattcttattttcgtctatcgagcaattgctatgggtccgatttggttcaaaattagcatacatggctttttggacggcggattgatgttattagagtttggttgaaaacaaatgaatatttcgaggggtcgcagtgcaaaaaagtggtttttgacctttgctcacctctgcaggtcaaacga encodes:
- the LOC130453050 gene encoding putative uncharacterized protein DDB_G0288959 — its product is MNLLKHKDDKRRYSKKDKQLMKLISSNAESEDENSEHELSYYLNDRVKMMKEILKIIKPRKIKSMAPDCMKSMDIEEINSMLLEELLGISNKRLKYIFNGQNLNEESSSTDPEDQSVDIISLDDISDDDLIIDLDSEGDSQKKTKKHKTTVKEEPKRKKIKKEKRDKKKEVEMNPMSEKNLMSVLELLELQARARAIRSQLVLESQKAPDAEKPEGNQEDDDDEDAVIVESPKNIEIVITSSESENEGNSVQIEKNNENRNISDKNGLDKDSNLDVNKQVEITNDDNLIIQENIKEKYVETKENGVIIVDKSRKSVSSNVCQGEMEKDKTSDDRDENNELTLSSSEENSSGLNGTRKRKKVCSKHACRRRKLNEDKKTTEEDKSGSNNEDSIVLNVDRDDADSIYLD
- the LOC130452649 gene encoding acidic mammalian chitinase-like; its protein translation is MKSLSILSLFAIIIGISFPIVSGKNIICYFASWTVYRTSYGKFDVSNIDPSLCTHFNFAFIGLNEDASIHILDSWESDAQGGYEGFKHLVALKEQNPDLKICVSMGGWNEGSKTYSKVAADPEKRATLAQNVLKFIKEWGFDGFDLDWEYPTRRGGNDIDKDDLTELLKELHNVLHPEGYLLSIAAAGGYDKIIPGYDIPAINEVVDMINVMVFDFHGAFEYDVGHLSPLYAADVDRLYYDNITYNVDFGIQTWLNLGSVPEKINLGIVFYSRTFTLADNRNTSLYAPIKGPGKAGPYTNQEGYLGYHEICEFHLNSSTYVWDEEQLVPHIYWDDQWAGFEDPRSLTEKVKYAIDNDLGGVMIWSLDYDDFRGRCGKKYLLLETVNSVLKEYS